A single genomic interval of Leptospira sp. WS60.C2 harbors:
- a CDS encoding PLU-1-like domain protein: MEYPELESYFQKLTDITDRIAMMNNHFDATPEIDIPQLSEFFEDIQSKDWENTDREYYELFTSYFTFHVKTVEEIIQEAREILNPENREHVKKLVSHVRKADDWFVSLKKKRKLARTQVA, from the coding sequence ATGGAATATCCTGAATTGGAATCTTATTTCCAGAAATTAACTGATATAACAGACCGTATCGCAATGATGAACAATCATTTTGATGCGACACCTGAGATCGACATACCACAGTTATCTGAATTTTTTGAAGACATTCAATCCAAGGATTGGGAAAATACGGATAGAGAGTATTATGAACTCTTTACTAGTTATTTCACTTTCCATGTGAAAACAGTGGAAGAAATCATTCAAGAAGCACGTGAAATCTTAAATCCAGAAAATAGAGAACACGTAAAGAAGTTAGTGAGTCACGTTCGTAAGGCTGACGATTGGTTCGTGAGTCTCAAAAAGAAACGTAAACTTGCTCGCACACAAGTAGCATAA
- a CDS encoding glycosyltransferase: MANKTLVVIPAYNEAATIEEVVRGAIVYADVSVTDDASKDETPAILKKLQKEFGSKLNVIRHEKNTHIPKGIQDGMKYAVERQYDWVITMDAGLSHDAAYLKDFIQFPNCDLVIGSRTSTVNVPMYRKFISWLAAKVMNYCLSRGIFNLIGDNLRDCTSGYRRYSKEMFSKIANYPLESVAFDFHMEALSIVSKNKGTIQELPIKYVFSNSSFNRKVLKLAIQFAKKLLLRKWKLIPEYP; the protein is encoded by the coding sequence ATGGCGAACAAAACTCTTGTAGTCATCCCCGCATACAATGAAGCCGCAACGATTGAAGAAGTCGTTCGCGGTGCGATTGTCTATGCTGACGTATCGGTCACAGATGATGCAAGTAAGGATGAAACTCCCGCTATCTTAAAAAAACTCCAAAAAGAATTTGGTTCAAAATTAAATGTAATTCGTCACGAAAAAAATACCCACATTCCAAAAGGGATACAAGATGGGATGAAGTATGCGGTTGAAAGACAATATGACTGGGTGATTACGATGGATGCTGGTTTGTCTCATGATGCCGCCTACTTAAAAGACTTTATCCAATTCCCAAATTGTGATTTGGTCATAGGTTCTCGTACATCTACTGTGAATGTGCCTATGTATCGAAAGTTTATTTCATGGCTTGCTGCCAAAGTGATGAATTATTGTTTGTCTCGAGGAATCTTCAATCTAATCGGTGATAACCTTCGTGATTGTACAAGCGGGTATCGAAGGTATTCAAAGGAAATGTTCTCAAAGATTGCAAACTATCCATTAGAGTCTGTTGCCTTTGACTTTCATATGGAAGCTCTTTCCATAGTATCAAAAAACAAGGGTACAATCCAAGAACTACCAATCAAGTATGTATTTTCCAATAGTAGTTTCAATCGGAAAGTGCTCAAACTTGCCATTCAATTTGCTAAAAAACTTTTATTGAGAAAATGGAAACTGATTCCCGAGTATCCATAA
- a CDS encoding sugar phosphate nucleotidyltransferase, which translates to MKKIRIGVIAAAGKGTRAYPRTSFIPKPLFVIEGKTILHRNVELMVKTFGIEKIYVLVGHLKEQIIGEIEQIRLAIPKVVIEPVEWTERGLASDVASLEKTIREPFLTILGDEFYYRTDHENFLKVLKKHPKMSASIGVVRTSLLSRIRKNYSVVLEDDKILNLVEKPENPPNELLGLGSYFFTPEYFEYFKKTPASAKSGVIEITDVIDKMAKESSGGVFATMLTCEYFNINSMQDYYHAVYEVRNDLFSKFKTSLIIPTNNHERSITDVIVDFKDKFNEIIVIDNESTDQTIALSKKEKVKTYTFPGDGDPTRLGEQVRRGIEYATGDILVVVSPDGSFRSKDFPKLLEYMKDSDMVIGTRTTRQMIEQGSNLKPLYRLVNLLMGKLVEVFWWGQEPRFTDVDCQFFSIWRESFDRVKPQLVVEDRKFIVELMIDIVRSHMRCIEIPVSYFKPVGQVEYRLRDMISDSFQILKLILSKKFFLGESRDGE; encoded by the coding sequence TTGAAAAAGATCAGAATTGGGGTGATCGCCGCCGCTGGAAAAGGCACCAGGGCCTACCCCCGTACCAGTTTCATTCCAAAACCACTCTTTGTCATCGAAGGCAAAACCATCCTTCACCGAAACGTGGAGCTGATGGTCAAAACCTTTGGGATTGAAAAGATTTATGTTCTCGTGGGGCATCTCAAAGAACAAATCATTGGTGAAATCGAACAAATTCGGTTAGCGATTCCCAAAGTGGTCATCGAACCAGTGGAATGGACCGAACGTGGTCTTGCTTCTGATGTTGCCAGTTTAGAAAAAACGATCCGAGAACCTTTTTTGACAATTCTTGGAGATGAGTTTTATTACCGCACAGACCATGAGAATTTCTTAAAAGTGTTAAAGAAACATCCTAAAATGTCAGCTTCTATTGGCGTGGTTCGTACATCCTTACTTTCTCGAATTCGAAAAAATTATTCCGTCGTATTAGAAGATGATAAAATTCTAAACCTCGTGGAAAAACCAGAAAATCCACCAAATGAACTTTTAGGATTAGGTAGTTATTTTTTTACCCCTGAATATTTTGAGTATTTCAAAAAAACACCTGCTTCCGCAAAATCAGGTGTGATTGAAATCACTGACGTCATCGACAAAATGGCAAAAGAGTCAAGCGGTGGAGTCTTTGCCACGATGTTAACTTGTGAATACTTTAACATTAATTCGATGCAAGACTATTACCATGCTGTTTACGAAGTACGTAATGATTTGTTTTCTAAATTCAAAACAAGCCTGATCATTCCAACTAATAATCATGAACGATCGATCACAGATGTGATTGTTGATTTTAAAGATAAATTTAATGAAATCATTGTGATTGATAACGAATCGACAGATCAAACCATTGCTCTTAGCAAAAAAGAAAAAGTCAAAACGTATACCTTCCCTGGCGATGGTGATCCAACTCGGTTAGGAGAACAAGTTCGTCGTGGGATTGAATATGCAACCGGTGATATTTTAGTGGTTGTGTCACCTGATGGATCGTTCCGTTCCAAAGATTTTCCAAAACTATTGGAATACATGAAAGATTCAGACATGGTCATCGGTACTAGAACTACAAGGCAGATGATCGAACAAGGATCTAATCTTAAACCTTTGTATCGTTTGGTAAATCTACTCATGGGAAAACTTGTTGAAGTCTTTTGGTGGGGACAAGAGCCACGATTTACCGATGTGGACTGTCAGTTTTTTTCAATTTGGAGAGAGTCTTTCGATCGAGTAAAACCGCAGTTAGTTGTGGAAGATCGGAAGTTCATAGTGGAACTCATGATTGATATTGTTAGATCCCATATGCGGTGTATTGAAATCCCCGTTTCTTATTTTAAACCAGTGGGACAGGTCGAATACCGATTGCGAGATATGATTTCGGATTCATTTCAAATTTTAAAATTGATATTATCAAAAAAGTTTTTCTTAGGAGAAAGTCGCGATGGCGAATAA
- a CDS encoding AZOBR_p60025 family cell surface glycopolymer formation protein: protein MVLKKLDPIFQYLNTKQWFTVILFVMVWGLSTISYWKKYEWNPSSMVNFGHEFALQNQSETPSKAVLFKGEEGDLGAGYDGQIFYYFSRPLANFNLDWPKGFDESYRAPRIGYPLLIAIFGLCGKGFAILGMYFWNISLILISYFYLRKLLDEDTKPYAVLYLLSPFSLGSYYVLVSDSVMVSLLIIAYYFYTKEKWGFFILLSSLAILTKEPALFLLFPLGLAAFFRKDWKRSIIVGLVLVIPVCWHLYLSYRFPNWRPGRLTDFILPLEGLISYMESIWRQVETGSSLKELARLFSRFPLVILFFLGVFLPFTGKIQKGWEFRISFLLIMFMVGTAGYYHFWSVYENVSRMFTLSIPVLLLLINHDKQVRKQEYILVTILILILFLVKVIFISKQMSYQVGF, encoded by the coding sequence ATGGTTTTAAAAAAATTAGACCCTATTTTTCAGTATTTAAACACCAAACAATGGTTTACTGTGATTTTATTTGTGATGGTTTGGGGATTGTCTACTATTTCCTATTGGAAAAAATATGAATGGAATCCGAGTTCTATGGTTAATTTTGGTCATGAATTTGCTCTACAAAATCAATCGGAAACACCTTCAAAAGCAGTTTTGTTCAAAGGAGAAGAGGGTGACCTTGGCGCAGGATATGACGGTCAGATTTTCTATTACTTTTCTAGACCACTTGCCAATTTCAATTTAGACTGGCCAAAAGGGTTTGATGAATCTTACAGAGCGCCTAGAATCGGCTATCCATTGTTAATCGCCATTTTTGGTTTATGCGGAAAAGGTTTTGCCATTTTAGGGATGTATTTTTGGAATATTTCCCTCATACTCATTTCTTATTTTTATCTTCGCAAATTATTGGATGAGGACACAAAACCTTATGCTGTCTTATATCTTCTTAGCCCATTCTCTTTAGGAAGTTACTACGTACTCGTAAGTGATTCTGTAATGGTTTCCTTACTCATCATTGCTTATTATTTTTATACCAAAGAAAAATGGGGTTTCTTCATTTTATTATCGAGTTTGGCAATTCTTACAAAAGAACCTGCGTTGTTTCTTTTATTCCCTCTCGGACTTGCAGCTTTTTTTCGTAAAGATTGGAAACGAAGTATCATTGTTGGACTCGTATTAGTCATACCTGTTTGTTGGCATTTGTATTTGTCTTATCGTTTCCCCAATTGGAGACCGGGTAGACTCACAGATTTTATTTTACCCTTGGAAGGTCTTATTTCTTATATGGAATCAATCTGGCGTCAGGTTGAGACGGGTTCTAGCTTGAAAGAACTTGCAAGGTTGTTTTCTCGATTCCCACTGGTGATTCTCTTTTTCCTTGGTGTATTTTTACCATTTACTGGGAAAATTCAGAAAGGTTGGGAGTTCCGAATTTCGTTTTTACTCATCATGTTTATGGTTGGTACAGCAGGGTATTATCATTTTTGGTCTGTTTATGAAAATGTATCAAGAATGTTTACTTTGTCCATTCCCGTATTACTTTTATTAATCAATCATGACAAACAAGTTCGAAAACAAGAATATATTCTAGTTACGATTTTGATTCTGATTTTGTTTTTGGTGAAGGTAATATTCATTTCCAAACAAATGAGTTATCAAGTCGGATTTTAA
- a CDS encoding peptidase MA family protein, which yields MMHFRKIILIPFFFIPAIVSHCNPLNSEIGKNDDLVLLLGAYSILGANCTSGPDLWARDLRTQASVCVPVELVSSGTNIEVYKERSLSTSFNLVQFAKDFDTITYPRLVATFGPPSDVDGDGKIKILIFDIKDGATANSAYVAGFYDPINYFPDNFFSRVRSNFSEVLYLDGRELIAANTTDPNAFASTAAHEFQHLLRFPRMYEANQNDELWINEGTSEVASDLAGFGPQISRLDCYAGVNDSRCNDGINGVSLLDWSGSSSEILKQYSFAYVFMRFLYDSAGTTETEKNQFFRNSVLGTGGVRANSTGNLMNVFRSSANFSATDLTNNNSDIFFRLYALLTAYSFEISNLSSVQQVTSDNQNPITVNLSGAALRYPLPTSLNRLLTYPVSPITSKTTIKQGAANFYSTSIPTISAPNTRKNYGRITGLGSKGIVFWADSPQGLNANLKFVPGKDDTPIQNPNRPRSMKSVLDSASNQGPIPICGIEFTTALTHTYESIPIE from the coding sequence ATGATGCATTTCAGAAAAATAATCCTAATCCCTTTTTTCTTCATACCAGCAATAGTTTCGCATTGCAATCCGCTTAATTCTGAAATTGGAAAAAATGACGACTTAGTTCTATTACTTGGTGCGTATTCTATCCTTGGCGCCAATTGTACATCTGGACCAGACTTGTGGGCTAGAGACTTACGAACACAAGCCAGTGTTTGTGTTCCCGTTGAACTTGTGAGTTCTGGCACCAACATTGAGGTATATAAGGAAAGGTCTTTGTCTACCAGTTTCAATTTAGTCCAATTTGCCAAAGATTTTGATACGATCACCTACCCAAGGTTAGTGGCGACATTTGGTCCACCGAGTGATGTGGATGGAGATGGGAAAATCAAAATTTTGATTTTTGACATCAAAGATGGCGCAACAGCAAACAGTGCGTATGTGGCAGGTTTTTACGATCCAATCAATTATTTCCCTGATAATTTTTTCTCACGAGTAAGATCCAATTTCTCAGAAGTTTTGTACTTAGATGGAAGAGAGTTAATCGCTGCCAACACAACAGACCCAAATGCATTTGCCTCCACAGCGGCACACGAATTCCAACACCTACTCAGATTCCCAAGAATGTATGAGGCAAACCAGAATGATGAATTATGGATCAACGAAGGAACCAGTGAAGTCGCAAGTGATTTGGCAGGTTTTGGTCCACAAATCAGTCGATTGGATTGTTATGCAGGAGTCAATGACTCAAGATGCAACGATGGAATCAATGGGGTATCACTACTCGACTGGAGTGGAAGTAGTTCTGAGATACTCAAACAGTATTCCTTTGCGTATGTGTTTATGCGATTCCTGTATGATAGCGCAGGAACCACAGAGACAGAAAAAAACCAATTTTTCCGCAATTCTGTTTTAGGTACTGGAGGTGTCAGAGCAAATTCCACTGGAAACTTGATGAACGTCTTTCGATCCAGTGCAAACTTTAGTGCGACTGACTTGACTAACAATAATTCCGATATTTTCTTTCGGCTGTATGCTTTACTGACTGCTTATAGCTTTGAAATCAGCAACCTATCTTCTGTACAACAAGTCACATCAGATAATCAAAATCCAATTACGGTCAATTTGTCAGGGGCAGCCCTTCGTTATCCCCTTCCCACAAGTTTAAACCGACTACTTACCTATCCTGTCTCGCCTATTACAAGCAAAACGACGATCAAACAAGGTGCAGCTAACTTTTATTCGACAAGCATTCCTACAATCTCTGCCCCTAATACTCGGAAGAACTATGGAAGGATTACTGGCTTAGGTTCCAAAGGAATTGTCTTTTGGGCAGATTCCCCTCAAGGTTTGAATGCTAATCTTAAATTCGTTCCAGGGAAAGATGACACACCCATCCAAAATCCAAATCGACCAAGGTCGATGAAATCTGTATTGGATTCTGCCTCAAATCAGGGTCCAATTCCCATTTGTGGAATAGAATTTACAACCGCTTTGACTCATACTTACGAAAGTATTCCAATAGAATAG
- a CDS encoding NAD-dependent epimerase/dehydratase family protein, whose translation MANKVLVTGGCGFLGSHVCELFRKEGWDVVSFDNMTKYELKRTGYGTDATRDYNWNYLKSLGVTMVKGDIRNLEHLMDRSADCDYIIHTAAQPAMTISWEDPELDFSTNVIGTFNVMEAARKHKIPVVNTSSIHVYGNSINDSLKEDKTSYVREPVEIPVTHPTMVGQISPLHASKMSAEHYVRSYTDMYGVKAASFRFTGIYGERQFGGEDHGWVANFAIRSVFGLPLRIFGTGKQTRDILHAEDGAKSYLEFFKNPIPGVYNIGGASPHKISLLECITLIGEILGKKQEILFEVERPGDMRYFICDISEAKKFGFNPKILPKEGVTRLLKWIEANKDVFNIAGK comes from the coding sequence ATGGCGAATAAGGTATTAGTTACAGGTGGGTGCGGGTTTTTAGGTTCGCATGTTTGTGAATTATTTCGTAAAGAAGGTTGGGATGTTGTTAGTTTCGACAACATGACAAAATACGAGTTAAAAAGAACCGGTTACGGCACAGATGCTACTAGAGATTATAATTGGAATTATTTAAAATCCCTAGGTGTTACCATGGTAAAAGGTGACATCAGAAACTTGGAACATTTGATGGATCGAAGTGCTGATTGCGATTATATCATTCACACAGCAGCTCAACCTGCAATGACCATCTCTTGGGAAGATCCAGAACTAGATTTTTCGACGAACGTGATTGGAACATTCAACGTCATGGAAGCCGCAAGAAAACACAAAATTCCTGTTGTGAATACTTCCTCCATTCACGTTTACGGAAACTCCATCAATGATAGTTTGAAAGAAGATAAAACTTCTTATGTAAGGGAACCTGTTGAAATTCCTGTCACACATCCTACAATGGTTGGTCAAATTTCGCCTCTCCATGCATCTAAAATGAGTGCCGAACACTATGTTCGCTCTTACACTGATATGTATGGGGTGAAAGCTGCCAGTTTCCGGTTTACAGGAATCTATGGTGAACGTCAGTTTGGTGGAGAAGACCATGGATGGGTTGCCAATTTTGCAATCCGTTCGGTATTTGGATTGCCACTTCGCATTTTTGGAACAGGAAAACAAACACGAGACATCCTTCATGCCGAAGATGGTGCAAAATCGTATTTGGAATTTTTTAAAAATCCAATTCCTGGTGTTTACAATATTGGCGGTGCAAGTCCTCACAAAATTTCTTTATTGGAATGTATCACTCTCATCGGAGAGATTCTTGGTAAGAAACAAGAAATCCTTTTTGAAGTGGAACGACCTGGCGATATGCGTTACTTTATTTGTGATATCTCAGAGGCGAAAAAATTCGGATTCAACCCGAAAATCCTTCCAAAGGAAGGAGTCACTCGCCTTTTGAAATGGATTGAAGCAAACAAAGACGTATTCAACATCGCTGGAAAATAG
- a CDS encoding DUF1574 domain-containing protein — translation MVFLFLVDSVFRIPYIQTLAKIDLTAVNYKAKSDFLEKIIKEKPGVNSPKTKKIMLVLGSSRLLYFDHDELVSFYPDWEIYNLSSAVTTPAYYDYQLTKILDAGIKPDLVIMETDPNQFNQNSVFKSSNLTYSFDLGYVLSNLSLFGKDHVSFYLGRKLFAVGTYKPYIDQMWKNYKNPYLGNVLEMHQSTYDYILSHNGNGMSPIDNYMEKDSNSLLLTSHRTLDWLFASYQRSNMQFGFYEKILSRLQKENIKTVIIWPLSSPDFEALLEKESLVKTWEEEIDTITKNHNFSILKLKNDPSYTCNAFADGGHVAKDCYRGLMRSILLEYFRKYESKRL, via the coding sequence TTGGTTTTTTTATTTTTAGTCGATTCTGTTTTCAGAATTCCTTATATCCAAACTCTTGCAAAAATCGATTTAACTGCCGTTAACTATAAAGCAAAATCTGACTTTTTAGAAAAAATCATAAAAGAGAAACCCGGAGTTAACTCTCCTAAAACGAAAAAAATTATGTTAGTTTTAGGATCTTCGCGTTTGTTATATTTTGACCATGATGAGCTTGTTTCTTTTTATCCTGATTGGGAAATTTATAATTTATCTTCCGCTGTAACAACGCCCGCTTACTATGATTATCAGCTCACAAAAATTTTGGATGCGGGCATCAAACCAGACCTAGTGATCATGGAAACGGATCCAAATCAATTCAATCAAAACTCTGTTTTCAAAAGTTCGAACTTAACCTATAGTTTTGATTTGGGATATGTTCTCTCCAATTTATCTTTATTTGGAAAAGATCACGTTTCGTTTTATCTGGGTCGCAAACTCTTCGCGGTTGGAACTTACAAACCATACATCGACCAAATGTGGAAAAATTATAAAAATCCATATTTAGGCAATGTTCTTGAGATGCATCAGTCCACTTATGATTATATCCTTTCCCATAATGGAAATGGTATGTCTCCCATTGATAATTATATGGAAAAAGATTCCAACTCTCTTCTTTTGACAAGCCACAGAACCTTAGATTGGTTATTTGCTTCTTACCAAAGAAGCAATATGCAATTTGGATTTTATGAGAAAATTTTAAGCCGGTTACAAAAGGAAAATATCAAAACAGTGATCATTTGGCCTTTATCTTCGCCAGATTTTGAGGCATTGTTAGAAAAAGAATCTCTTGTGAAAACTTGGGAAGAAGAAATAGATACAATCACAAAAAATCATAACTTTTCAATCTTAAAGTTAAAAAATGATCCATCATACACTTGTAATGCGTTCGCTGATGGTGGTCATGTGGCAAAAGACTGTTACAGGGGACTTATGCGATCTATTCTATTGGAATACTTTCGTAAGTATGAGTCAAAGCGGTTGTAA
- a CDS encoding class I SAM-dependent methyltransferase codes for MEKSANQSLLQETIDSELLSELKDKSVADQYPIYRKIFFKAMSSMKRGSLRMILPNGEQVILGDANSKFEPKFHSALIHVKNPVFFKKSVLHGDIGFSESYLTGDWDTDSIENVISWFILNVDEAPNLSGAKKKLFHLDLFNLGNKFLHFLRRNTLTGSKKNIVEHYDLGNSFYKLFLDPTMTYSSAYFESLDQTLEEAQTTKVDKLCQKLKLNPNDHLLEIGSGWGFLSIHAAKNYGCKVTTVTLSEEQYKFAKERIAKEGLSDKIDIRIQDYRLVEGKFTKLVSVEMLEAVGDAYYETFFQKCQELLTQDGIMALQVITCPDSRFTAFKKGIDFIQKHIFPGSLLPSIGRMNQAINRTGDMYLHHLEDMGLSYAKTLRIWLRAFEDNLTEVRAQGYSETFIRKWRYYLAYCAAAFQMRNISVVQSVYVRPNNLNI; via the coding sequence TTGGAAAAATCAGCGAACCAGTCCCTTTTACAAGAAACGATTGATTCAGAGCTTTTAAGTGAACTAAAGGATAAGTCAGTCGCAGACCAGTATCCTATTTACAGAAAGATATTTTTTAAAGCAATGAGTTCCATGAAACGTGGATCTCTTCGTATGATCCTTCCGAATGGGGAACAGGTGATTTTAGGTGATGCGAATAGTAAATTTGAGCCAAAGTTTCACTCAGCTCTCATTCATGTGAAAAACCCCGTGTTTTTCAAGAAATCGGTGTTACATGGTGACATTGGGTTTTCTGAATCTTACTTAACGGGGGATTGGGATACTGATTCGATTGAAAACGTGATTTCATGGTTTATTCTAAATGTGGATGAGGCTCCCAATTTATCTGGCGCGAAGAAAAAACTTTTCCATCTGGATCTATTCAATCTAGGAAATAAATTTTTACATTTCCTTCGAAGAAACACACTCACGGGCAGCAAAAAAAACATAGTAGAACATTATGATTTAGGAAATAGTTTTTATAAACTTTTCCTTGATCCGACAATGACCTATAGTTCTGCCTACTTTGAATCCTTGGATCAAACTTTGGAAGAAGCACAAACAACAAAAGTGGATAAACTCTGCCAAAAGTTGAAACTAAATCCAAATGACCATTTGCTTGAGATCGGAAGTGGTTGGGGATTTTTGTCTATCCATGCAGCAAAAAACTATGGTTGCAAAGTTACAACAGTCACTTTGTCAGAAGAACAATACAAATTTGCAAAAGAACGAATCGCAAAAGAAGGATTGTCTGATAAAATTGATATCCGTATTCAAGACTATCGATTGGTGGAAGGGAAATTCACAAAACTTGTTTCTGTCGAAATGTTGGAAGCTGTCGGCGATGCCTATTACGAAACATTCTTTCAAAAGTGCCAAGAACTATTGACACAAGATGGAATTATGGCATTACAAGTGATCACTTGCCCTGATTCAAGATTCACAGCCTTTAAAAAAGGAATCGATTTTATTCAAAAACACATATTCCCAGGATCACTTCTTCCTTCCATTGGGAGAATGAACCAAGCGATCAATCGCACCGGCGATATGTACCTTCATCACTTAGAAGATATGGGTCTTAGTTATGCCAAAACACTTCGAATTTGGTTACGAGCATTTGAAGATAACTTAACAGAAGTAAGGGCTCAAGGATACAGTGAAACATTTATTCGCAAATGGAGATATTACTTAGCGTATTGCGCAGCTGCATTTCAGATGAGAAATATCAGTGTGGTGCAATCAGTCTACGTAAGACCGAATAATCTCAACATTTAA
- a CDS encoding SRPBCC domain-containing protein produces MRETRSVFTFEEPIERLWSAVTVYEVLVHWLADEVRGRPKVGGEFSWTWNLGLEGHFTSHGTYKKIEPLKELVMEWKDHPAGDVFLQLIFESTGPKSSKLTIVNGGFPDNDTSNVWLESAKDAWDGQAVHLKEFLKNNSDISKFIKKS; encoded by the coding sequence ATGAGAGAAACCAGATCTGTTTTTACCTTTGAGGAACCAATTGAACGTTTGTGGTCAGCCGTCACCGTATACGAAGTGTTAGTTCATTGGTTAGCAGATGAGGTCCGTGGTAGACCAAAAGTGGGGGGTGAATTTTCGTGGACTTGGAATCTCGGATTGGAAGGGCATTTTACATCTCATGGAACCTATAAGAAAATTGAGCCACTAAAAGAACTGGTTATGGAATGGAAAGACCATCCCGCTGGGGATGTTTTTTTACAGCTTATCTTTGAGTCCACAGGACCAAAATCATCTAAATTAACCATTGTTAATGGAGGGTTTCCTGACAATGATACTTCCAATGTTTGGTTGGAAAGTGCAAAAGATGCTTGGGATGGACAAGCTGTACACTTAAAAGAGTTTCTAAAAAACAATTCAGACATCAGTAAATTTATAAAAAAATCTTGA
- a CDS encoding serine protease yields the protein MKSFSSIFVSISLLLFSYSITSKPIPVGINDTSILQIKVTVLYPNYIQPWRFKIPEIRQSTGIYIGENRVLVPAQAVYFYTNIEVKKPESLKVFTAELERMDADLGLALLKINDPSFQKDLKIVQFPSDLFLPGLGFVMESKDQRSLEEKKVRLIRMDIESYASGYVELPYIEIQSEEKLDGVGELIVDATSRIPQGILYQFKENGIGKMIPSFSIKHFIEGKSFPFKGFRYKPLVDSASRNYFGLKKDDLGVLVAEVYPGSSADGILQLEDVILEVSNFKIDPKGYFDHPKFGKLNMSYLFHNTYESDSAHEKKIKLKIFRNKKPMSLEMDSKPLNEWSIRIPHGNTRFQLPKYLMLAGIIFQELSEHYLTEHGNQWRNRVSKELLYLNDFYRIKRNAKEGKVIFLSQVLPLSGNKAYHNAHQLILKSVNGHEIGSLEELRSVINDTNTPFIRFVMNDGFELIFQKEEINSLNEEAKKSFQIAKEFNF from the coding sequence ATGAAATCCTTTTCTTCCATTTTTGTTTCAATTAGTCTTCTACTCTTCTCCTATTCGATCACAAGTAAACCAATCCCAGTTGGAATCAATGACACTTCGATTCTCCAGATCAAAGTCACTGTTTTATATCCAAACTACATTCAACCATGGAGATTTAAAATCCCTGAGATTCGCCAATCAACAGGAATTTATATCGGGGAAAATCGAGTTTTGGTCCCAGCACAAGCTGTTTATTTTTATACAAACATTGAAGTCAAAAAGCCTGAATCTTTAAAAGTATTTACAGCAGAATTAGAAAGGATGGATGCAGACTTAGGTCTTGCCCTCTTAAAAATTAATGATCCATCATTTCAAAAAGACTTAAAAATCGTTCAATTTCCAAGTGATCTTTTTTTGCCAGGTCTGGGATTTGTGATGGAAAGTAAGGATCAGCGGAGTTTAGAAGAGAAAAAAGTTCGATTGATCCGAATGGACATCGAATCGTATGCGAGTGGTTATGTGGAGCTTCCCTATATCGAAATCCAGTCAGAAGAAAAATTGGATGGTGTAGGAGAACTCATCGTAGATGCAACATCTAGAATCCCACAAGGAATATTATACCAATTCAAGGAGAATGGAATTGGGAAAATGATTCCTTCCTTTTCCATCAAACATTTCATCGAAGGAAAATCATTTCCATTCAAAGGATTTCGTTACAAACCTTTAGTAGATAGTGCTTCTCGCAATTATTTTGGTCTTAAGAAAGACGATTTAGGAGTACTCGTAGCAGAAGTGTATCCTGGATCTTCCGCCGATGGTATCCTACAACTAGAAGATGTGATATTAGAAGTATCAAATTTTAAAATTGATCCCAAAGGTTACTTTGATCATCCAAAATTTGGTAAATTAAACATGTCATATTTATTTCATAATACATACGAATCGGATTCAGCTCATGAAAAGAAAATCAAACTTAAAATTTTCCGAAATAAAAAACCAATGTCTCTCGAGATGGATTCAAAACCACTTAATGAGTGGTCGATTCGAATCCCACATGGGAACACAAGATTTCAACTTCCCAAATATCTAATGTTAGCTGGTATTATTTTTCAAGAACTTTCAGAACACTATCTCACAGAACATGGAAACCAGTGGAGAAATCGAGTCAGCAAAGAGCTCTTATACTTAAATGATTTTTATCGCATCAAACGAAATGCAAAAGAAGGTAAAGTGATCTTTTTGTCGCAAGTTCTCCCCCTATCAGGAAACAAAGCATATCATAACGCACACCAGTTGATTTTGAAATCAGTCAATGGTCATGAGATTGGTTCCTTAGAAGAATTACGCTCCGTGATCAATGATACAAATACTCCATTTATTCGCTTTGTCATGAATGACGGTTTTGAACTCATTTTCCAAAAAGAGGAAATCAATTCCTTAAACGAGGAAGCCAAAAAAAGTTTTCAAATTGCTAAAGAATTTAATTTTTAA